The Brassica napus cultivar Da-Ae chromosome C7, Da-Ae, whole genome shotgun sequence genomic interval AGATACTTGGATGTGGTGGATGCTGTTTATATAGCCATTGTGGGTTGGAGCTTAACCGAGTTTTTGCTTGGGTTCGGGAGATCCGAACCAAGCTTGAAATAAATATGGTCTTGATTAATATTAAAGTGTAATCTTCCTCTGATTTGGTAAGTCAATGAcagtttttacaaaatatattagtgAATTTAGAAACTGACACGAAATttttggtttgaaatttttagtAGATTGCCATGAGTTATTTGTACTAAATATAGTGTTTGACTGTTTTCAATAACATTTAATTTGTTTGCAAAATTACCAAACCAGCtaattaatttcttttaaagaatttaccaaaaaaaaacagatccacTTTTTGAAATATACTAAGTTTCCATATATGTgtgataattttattaatgagagatATTAAAAGCTAGGAATATAATTtacaaatacattaaaaatattgttaaaatatacTTTCTCAATTTCATAAAAAGTGTCGCTTTGACATTTtcacatacttatatttttgtatgaaTTTCATAAATAGATCAATGCAATTTgcaattaatataaaaaaagtataaattGCATTAGAAttctaaaatgacatttttctaacaagaaaaaatgttaaaatgatattttttaaaacatactaTCTCTGTTTCTGAATAAATGTCATTATGACATTTTCCACAAAGATTACGAAAGTTGctgaaatatatgtaaattgttattaattacaCCTATCTGACAtattatttgagataaataaaattatttataaaatcaatgcagttgcaattaattttcagctgaaaataagtataatttgcattgaaattgtaaagtgacactttttgtataacaagaaaaaaaatgttagaataacacttattatgaaacagagggagtatccctccgtttttaaatataagtcattttacagaaaaaaatttatgttccaaattatatgacgttttcggttttctatgtaaaatttattaacatttaatgttatatgaccaatgataatatacattttattttattattgattgatttatggttagataaatagttaaagatgtttttgtttagaaaatgtaaaaaaaattaatgattttttaatctatgtgcacaattTTAAAACGACTTGTATtaaaaacggagagagtatattAAATCttgaaaacaagaagaaaaatataacataaaacaatatttgaaaatgatGGAAATGAATTACGTTACTTGctctccttttcttgttcaatGTTATTCATAGTTGtctattttatcaaatttacgTATATCTGGAATACCCAGGCTGCCATGGTGAATCTTCTTAAACCATTAGGCCACCAATCATGTATGCATGAATGAGTtgttaattttgtgtttattcTATTTACTTAAATCAACTTTAAGTGATAATATATTTCAGGCAAAAGGAATCTTTATAGATTTGAACATGTCTCAATCTATGACACACACAGATTAGTACTAGGTAAAAGAAAAAGTATATTTAGTACACACGTACCTTTACAATGTAACGTAAGAGGTACCAGTTGTGTACTCTTTGACCTTGTTCAGTTTTATTAACAGCTAATAAAACAGTACATTTCTCTCTGTCGTATAACTGCTACTAgtaattgattataaatttataatcaaaactGTATACATACGGTAACAGTAGTTTATACGTTGGACATGAAAGTTCTCGAGTACTATACTAGTTACGAGTTACGACGTAAGGAGCCGTTGTGGTCGAGAACGAAACTAAACATCTTTAATGGCTATTAATTGGTAGAGCGACTGAttcaaacgttttttttttgagtggCTAGACTTTAGCTTTGATTGGTACTTTGGTAGCATTGTAGCATCACCATTACTAACTTGTCTTGAGTTATGGGACTGTTCTTGTCTTTTAACGCGTCTACAGTGGTCAAGAGGAACACCAGTTTTGTCAGATTATAGAATTATAATAAGTCTTGTTCTTAACCTATTTGGCCTAGGCTTATACACATTTTAAGGCACAACCAGTCACACGGCCTTTGTTAGCTTAACCGGTTATAAATAAGATTGAGAAAGGTGTAGATGGTTAACTTAAACCAGGATGCCAAGATTTGACATGAAACATAGAAGCATTTAGTACAAAAACAAACGttacattatataaaaaaaaacatggtatGGAGATTGTCGCGACCCCAACGAAATGGTCTATtctgagttaaaaaaaaaaacacagccAAAGATAAATCGTCttcaaatcaaaaatcaaaaacaagaaCTCAGATAAAAGTATGATGGATAAGACATTGATTGATGATAGTTGGTTGATGGtagtaatgatgatgatgagaagatcaTTTGAGAAGTGTCTTGACTATGGCTTTGACATTGAGCTTCTTCAGATCAGTGTAAGACTGGCCACAACCCACGAACATAACCGGTGCTCCCGATATGTAAACCATCGACAAAGCTGCTCCAACCTACAAAGCCCATCCCAAACACTCATTAACAAAACTCATACACAAAACACttataaaaacaaatcattCTATCGATGTTTTATTGTGTACCTTGTCATCAATGGTATCGAACTTCGTCAGTAAGATTCCATCAATCAATCTTGTGCTCCCGGAAGTAGAGAGATCCGACAGTTTctgaatttcagaaaaaaaaagacaaacagTTAATAAGGGGTTCCATTACAAGAATCTAATGCGTGTAAGAAACTGAACCTGATTAAACTTTGAGAGCTGGTCTACTGCATCGTTTCCAACAAGAGCTTCACCAACAAACAAGACCAAGTCAGGTTTGTTAAGGTTAATGAGCTTCGAGAGAGCTCTCATCAAAGGCTCATTATCCTGCATCCGACCAGCAGTGTCAACAAGAACAACATCTGATCCATTACGAGTTGCTTCTTGTATGGCTTCTTTAGCAACTACTGCTGGATCCTTCTCATACCCCTTTTCAAATATCGGTATCTGTTGTTGCCACCAAATTCAAATCAGCATACCATAATCAACTGATCTTATTAAGACAACAGATGAAGTCATTACCTGTAACCTACGAGCATGAGTCCTTAACTGCTCAACAGCTCCAGAACGGAACGTGTCACAAGCAGCCATCATTACACTGACCTTATGCTGCTGAAGCCAATACGCCACTTTGGCGAGATTGGTGGATTTACCAACGCCGTTGACTCCAACAAACACGACCACGTAAGGCCTCCTCTGCTCCTTGGCAGCATGAACGTCTCTCATTATATCAATGGAGCGTCTCGGAGTCAATATACGAATCAGAGCTTCCTCCATTGCTCCCTGAAGTCATAAATGTTTCACCACAATTAAGAGACTGCAGATGGGTATGTTTTCTAGATTCAATTAGAGATACAAGGACAAAACTCAACACCTGAACGGTTGAAGAGATTCTCGTGAAGGATGCTAGCTTCTTTCCTTCAAGACTTGCTTCCACTGACTCACAAAGCTTCTCAGCTATCTCCTCAGCCTGTGaatggaaaactaaaatatattatataaataaaagaaatcaaTAATTTGTTAGCGCCTAGGCCCGAATAATCCGCCTAGCAGCTAATtctctacatatatatatagtgcagTATATTAGACACATACCACATTCTTGGTCATGAGCCGTTCCTTGAGAGCTTTCAAGGCCGGTTCAAGGTCTGTCCTTTCAAGATTCGCCTTCCCAGTAATACTGAAACACAGATTGCATTACATGTTCAAACACttagataatataatagatTTAAGTAAATTAGCAACAAACTAACCTCTGGAAAACAGAAGAAAACCATCCCTTCTTCTTAGCCTCTGGCTTCTCATCACTTATcggttcatcatcatcttcactctcactaTCACTACTAAAAACCTCTTCCTTATCCATCATACTTTCTCCTTGGTCAGCAGCAGCCACAACATCCACATGACCATTGTCCCCATGTTCATCCGTGAAGTCCAGCTTCTCCTCCTGCTTAGGAGCAGCCGCCGCATCATCCCAAACCCTATTCTTCTTAGTCGCCTTCTTAGGTGGCTCCACCTTGGAAGAACCTTTATTACTACCTATACTGTCAGCTTTCCTTAAACCTCCTCTACCTCTTACACCTTTACTCCTCAGCTTCGCAAGCTTACTTACATCAACTCCaacactattattattattattattattatcagcACTGTTCTCTTTCCCGTTAGCAACATCATCTTCCATCTTATGATTCCCGTTACTCACGCTACTGACTTTACCTTCATCATCCTTCTTCTCACCATTGCTCTTCTTCGTTTCCTCCTTCGACACCTGCCCTTGCTTCTTAACACCATTCAAAGGCTTCACCACCTGCTTCGTCCTCTTCATCTCCTCGGCACGAGCCTCAGCTTCAACCCTAAGCTGCCTAAACGTCTCGTCGAAATCATCGTACCTCATACGCTTAGGATCGTATATCTCGGAGAAGCTTTGCTTCACCATGGAGAGCAAGTCGTCTACGTAGAGAAGCTGGAGGATCTTCTGGTAGACAGCGACGAAGACGAGTCCGAGATCGTTGTGGAACGTCCACTTGAGAGTGTAGGCGCCGTAGTTGAAGGAGACTTCGCCGGATCGTTCCTCGAGGAGGCAGGAGCGGATCAGAGTGTCGATTGGTGAGCCTTTGAGAGCGTTTCCGATCTCTTTGCATGTCCATAGGATTAGTCCTCCTCTCGTGAATATCAAAAGCTGTTCTAACATCTTCCCTGAAATAAAATCAAGAGATAACCATTAGATTAAAAATCGAATCTTTTTGATCAATTAACAACACGGGATCGTCCAATTTACGAGCTTTGTCACGatcgagagaaaaaaaaaaacaattattcgAGAAAAATCAATCCGTTACGGATTAGGACATTCGAATTGAGGAACCTAGGATCTTCTACggattgtctttttttttaatccgaaACAGAACACAGGTCTTGTGTTCCGATCAAATTGAAATGACAAAAGCAAAAGAGGAATAAGATCGGATACAAACCTTGATTCCTGTCGTTTTCTTGGCGAGAGAGACGGTGacgaacaaaaataaaataaaagaaaaagttaaataatgatGCTCTACTGATTCCCTGTTATATATATAGGGatcaacattaattttttttttcttttgttggtgGTCAgtagaaatttaaattatttctgatttctttccttttttagtTTTAGACTTTAGTTGtcgtttgattatttatttaaatattttaaaaaactataaatttgagTAAGATAATTACATGGACATATTCAGACACGAACTAAAATTTCGTTTAGGTAATGAAAAAGAACAAAGTCAAACCGCACTTTGCTTCGTGGAAGCCGGGTGGCTCATGGCTATGGACGGTGAACATTGAATGTTTTTGATGTCCCATACCCATTGACTGACGACGACGACACGACGATATTCCAACGCGGCAACTGTGTTAAAACTCTTCGTTTTAAGCAAGACATCATGGACCAATGAAATCTCGTAAATCTTGAGGACGTTTAACTCTACTTTTCTAAGCCCCATGGGCTTTACGAACGCCTGAATTACTTTTATGCGCTCATGAATCTGAACAAGAGTACAAAATAAGCTTTAGCTTTTCATCTCAATGACTGGTGTAACCGTCTGTAGGTGCGTTTGCGGGGGTTTACGGATGGCAAATCATTGCGGTTTTAAGCTTTACTAATAGATTTGTACGATTGGTCtagcggttagaaattggtgcgtttgcgggatatttATAACTGATTAACTACCAAACGCATTAgtgattaaataataaattaactatatttacattttatataattataaaaatattaaaaatcatattattataataaatttaaaattaatatttataaattatgttattaattttttttaaaaaaatataacataaattaaaatataatatatagggAAATACCCTAAGATAACACTAAAAacgtttttgtcacaaatatagacgaaaatatatatgtttttcagtaattattatgaatctgctatttttggaaagtttataTTTCTATAGAGAAGTTCGTAGATTTGGGTTGTGACTTAGAAATTAAGATAGCTAGactttttgttgatagatgagtattctttcagaatttttcatcaataggtgcattttttaaatatttttttaagaacctgctatttttggaaatttttcatttttatagagaactattgtagattttgaattgtgacttagaaataaggataattagaattttttttatagatgagtattctttcagaatttttcatcattaggttgcatttttcaataatttttacgaatCTGCTATTgttggaaagtttttatttctatagagaagtttgtagatttgggattgtgacttagaaattaggatagctagaatttttgttgatagatgagtattctttcagaatttttcatcaataggttgcattttttaataagttttacaaaaacttctatttttggaaagttttcatttctatagagaactattgtagatttgggattgcgactttgaaattaggataagaaaaagttttgttgatagatgagttcTCTTtgagagtttttcatcaataagttgcattttttcaataatttttacgaaagttactatttttggaaagtttttgtttttatagagaactattgtagatttggaatTGTGACTTAGTAATAAgtacaaaaataatttgttttgatagatgagtatt includes:
- the LOC106408944 gene encoding signal recognition particle receptor subunit alpha produces the protein MLEQLLIFTRGGLILWTCKEIGNALKGSPIDTLIRSCLLEERSGEVSFNYGAYTLKWTFHNDLGLVFVAVYQKILQLLYVDDLLSMVKQSFSEIYDPKRMRYDDFDETFRQLRVEAEARAEEMKRTKQVVKPLNGVKKQGQVSKEETKKSNGEKKDDEGKVSSVSNGNHKMEDDVANGKENSADNNNNNNNSVGVDVSKLAKLRSKGVRGRGGLRKADSIGSNKGSSKVEPPKKATKKNRVWDDAAAAPKQEEKLDFTDEHGDNGHVDVVAAADQGESMMDKEEVFSSDSESEDDDEPISDEKPEAKKKGWFSSVFQSITGKANLERTDLEPALKALKERLMTKNVAEEIAEKLCESVEASLEGKKLASFTRISSTVQGAMEEALIRILTPRRSIDIMRDVHAAKEQRRPYVVVFVGVNGVGKSTNLAKVAYWLQQHKVSVMMAACDTFRSGAVEQLRTHARRLQIPIFEKGYEKDPAVVAKEAIQEATRNGSDVVLVDTAGRMQDNEPLMRALSKLINLNKPDLVLFVGEALVGNDAVDQLSKFNQKLSDLSTSGSTRLIDGILLTKFDTIDDKVGAALSMVYISGAPVMFVGCGQSYTDLKKLNVKAIVKTLLK